In Nerophis lumbriciformis linkage group LG01, RoL_Nlum_v2.1, whole genome shotgun sequence, the genomic stretch AAGCTTTGGCAAACTGATTGATAACATCTGGGTGATCGATATCATCTTACCTCAATAATACATGATTGTGTTgagtcatgtacaaaccccgtttccatatgagttgggaaattgtgttagatgtaaattaaacggcatacaatgatttgcaaatccttttcaacccatattcaattgaatgcactacaaagacaagatatttgatgttcaaactcaaaaactttatttttttaaaataataattaacttagaatttcatggctgcaatacgtgccaaagtagttgggaaagggcatgttcaccactgtgttacatcaccttttcttttaacaacactcaataaacgattggtaactgaggaaactaattgttaaagcttctgaaagtggaattctttcccattcttgtttaatgtagagcttcagtcgttcaacagtccggggtctccgctgtcgtattttacgcttcataatgcgccacacattttcgatgggagacaggtctggactgcaggcggcccaggaaagtacccgcactctttttttacgaagccacgctgttgtaacacgtgctgaatgtggcttggcattgtcttgctgaaataagcaggggcgtccatgaaaaagacggcgcttagatggcagcatatgttgttccaaaacctgtatgtacctttcagcattaatggcgccttcacagatgtgtaagttacccatgccttgggcactaatgcacccccataccatcacagatgctggcttttgaactttgcgtcgataacagtctggatggttcgcgtcccctttggtccagatgacacgatgtcgaatatttccaaaaacaatttgaaatgtagactcgtcagaccacagaacacttttccactttgcatcagtccatcttagatgatctcgggcccagagaagccggctgcgtttctggatgttgttgataaatgactttcgctttgcatagtagagctttaacttgcacttaagatgtagtgacgaactgtatttagtgacagtggttttctgaagtgttcctgagcccatgtggtgatatcctttagagattgatgtcgttttttgatacagtgccgtctgagggatcgaaggtcacggtcattcaatgttggtttccggctatGCCGatctggagtgatttctccagattctctgaacattttgatgatattatggaccgtagatgttgaaatccctaaatttcttgcaattgcactttgagaaacgttgttcttaaactgtttgcctatttgctcacgcagttgtggacaaaggggtgtacctcgccccatcctttctggtgaaagactgagcattttttgggaagctgtttttatacccaatcatggcacccacctgttcccaattagcctgcacacctttgggatgttccaaataagtgtttgatgagcattccccaactttatcggtatttattgccacctttcccaacttctttgtcacgtgttgctggcatcaaattctaaagttaatgattatttgcaaaaaaaaaaatgtttatcagtttgaacatcaaatatgttttctttgtaccatattcaactgaatatgtgttgaaaatgatttgcaaatcattgtattccgtttatatttacatctaacaccatttcccaactcatatggaaacggggtttgtagtaagaTCTGTCCTCATTATATCGTGTCTGAATAGACTGACAAGTGTCTTTTCAGCTTTAATTAAACTTTATGGAATGAAGCCTAATATAATGTTGCATTTTGTGTCTTTTATGTCAGCTTCACGACTGCCTGAACCAGAGCCATTGATAAACGAGCCACAAACAATAACAGAATCTTTGGAACGATTCATCCCTGCCTTGCATTACGCCTTTTTCACATTGCGACCCAATGCAGGCAAGGACCCCAGTTCAGGTGTGGAGCGACAAGCCACAGATTATTTAAGTCGCATAGATTCAGGACGAGTGCGGCCATTCATCGTGCCTGACTACAAATACAACCTGGATGATAGACCTTGCACGTTTCCCGTACCCAGACCAAAAGGGAACATGGAAGCCCTACTGCGTACTTACATCCACAACCCTTCCAATTATACTTTACCTCTGAACAAGGCAAAAGACATAATTGAAAGGATACGCAATCCCACACCTGTAGCTGATCCAGTACCTGTAGAATACAGTCCTGTTTCTGACTGGGGTGGCTCAGACCGCTCAGACAGGACAGCACCAGAAAGGCTTACACAGGAGAAGCCACCCTTGGACACTAGCAGACGCAGGTCGGGGTTGGCCCCTTCAAATGGGGCTCAGTTGCAGAACCAGTCCCACACTGAATCCCAGCCAGAGCATCCAAGTTTGTTGCTGGCACAGAATGAGTACGATAAAGACAAGATGAAGCAATTACTAAAACTGATCCAGCACCATAAGAGAGCACTAATCCAGGATCCAGAGAGGGAAAAAGAAGTGGATGGAGCCTGGGAGTCAAACTATCTCAAGAGAAAATTTGATGACGATGAGAGGGAGAGCATGAACAAACACCAACGCACTGATCTGCTGAGCAATGGTGAAACCAGCACAGGTAAAAAGATGTTTGTGTAAGTTTACAACGTAAACTTGGAAGCATTGTACATTTTTTCACAGCACTGTCTGATTAATTTATAGTGTAAGAACTAAAACAAAATTGACATTGAAGAAAATGCagtaatttggttttactcaactGTAAAATTGCACTTTGAATCTAAGCTTtaaaatggatttaaaaaaaaaagagctttagAAAGGGCTGTTTAAAACTTGCTAAGTTATATTTTTCAAAccgaaaaatataacaagaacactatCGCCTAccttgttaccattagtggtttaacagaacatatatttttttatatttattagatATATTGAATAAAATCTGCTTGTCTGTCTAAGGAATTTTTCTGGCATTCAGGCTTTCACTCCCCTGTCTTGTCCACATGCACACGTAGGGAACGCatgcacatacacaaaaacagtcccagagaagcaactaacaattttgcagtcatgtttttgttacgAATgactatacattcaatgatagccaaCTTTAAATACAGCGGCTAAGCTTTGCTTAATCGCTGTCATTAGCTGACAACACACAAAGTGTGTGCATATATGTTACTACGTAGGACAGAGTTTATGTGCTAAAAGCCGAAAGAGGGCGGAATAAAAAGATTTCAACACTTTACACATAGCCatgtaaaggttgcaaacagcccctttgatCTTTTGATGGCACATCGATAATGATGTTCCTGATGTTTTTTGCACAATGCACGTTAGGGCTGCACCTAACAACTATTTTGATAGTTTTTACTAGTCCTCGTTTAAATTATGTAGCGTATAGCACATAAAGCATAATATACGGTACACAAAACATACTGCTTAAGGTTCCAACAAGTTTTGTTCCTCTTCCTAGGGATACCAATAAATGAGATTGGAGAAGAGGGTGGACAGAGTGAAAATCTGACAGCAGTGATGGAAAGCATGGGGATCTATGACACTGATTTGAGAGCTTGTGACAACTCCAATACTACAGCAGTTCATGAGACCCAGCGCCTCCTTAAGATCCTGCTAACCACTCTCAACAAAGCTGTTGCTGAGGGATCAATATCTGTGCAATCAAATCAGGGTGAACAGTCAACTGGTCCCGAAAGGGGGGAACCTGCCTGTGGTCTTGGCAAACAAAAtgagcttttgccacaaacaaaCTACACAGAGGTGAGATGTGAACAACAGATTCTAGCATTTGTTTTCCTAGAACACTGGTTCTAAAATGGTATTACCCATGTTTTTTAATGGACCTTCATTTGCATTTAGGAACATGTCCTTATTGCAAAAATACAGCAAATAAAGCTAATATTAAAGTGCATAAAGCTTGATTTGTGTTGAAGTTATTTATGTTTTTGTCTAAAGTTCAAGATATAATTCTTGTTTTCAACCAAAATGTTTTTTACTGGTTAAAGAGTACTTGGCTGAAAACAAATTCACAGTAGATACTTAAATGAAAATAGGCTATGAACCACTGCCCTATAACATTTGGCAGTGCACTTTGTGTAAACTAATTGTTTTCTCTGTTTAGGAGGATATGGATTGTAGCCCTTCAAGTCCTTTTATTGCAGTTTCTCCAATACACCAAGCTCAAACCACCGCCAACACAATTGTTATCCCATCTACAAATGAAGGTAAATCATGTCATTGTGTATTGTGAAACTATCTAGATGTAGATTTGAGTGAATTACTGTGACGTGTATTCTTTCTGCTCTCCCCCAGAAAAATTGCAGTCCATGCCAGAGCCCGACACTGTGACGATGGAGAACCTTGAGCCAAAACTGCACCTAGCATCGGAGGTAAAAAATGCGGCACAAGCCACGTTACCAGTGGCAGAGGATGTCCCATTCATGCCCTCTATTAGCTTGGACACCATACTCAACCAGGAAATCCACAGCCTCTCTTCTGACATTAAAAACGTCATGCAGAGTCACCACATGACTTATACTTTGCAGCTACCGTCACGGTTAACTCTACGCAATTCCTGGCAGCACAGTAGTTGCTTCTCAGACTTTGTTGTAGAGAATGTCACTCCAGTCTACGTGGAGGATCATGTCAAAGTACTTTGTGAGCAAATGGAAACGTTGATCCCAGTCCCACCTGTTCCCCTCAAGGCAACTTCCCCAGAGCCCAAAGAGAAAACATCAGATTTAACAATGTCATCACCCCTGCAAACTTCCAGAACTGAAGTACAGTCCCTACTGCTGACTACAGACTCATCCCAGATTACTAAACAAGGAACTGTCAGAGAGACTAAAGCTAAAGCAGATGCTGTATCAGCAGAGATCAAGGATGAGGTCTACTCTCCTTCTCAAATCCCACCAGAATCCTCAGAGAAATCCAAAAAGTCTGTTTCTGCTTCTACATTTGTGTCCGCTTCTGGTTCTGTTGCTGGGGATGTGGCCGGGGTTGGTACTGGTCCTGGACTCCTGGCGGGCAGCCTCATTGGTCAGCTAAAGCCTGAGGTTTTCAGCAGCTTGGTGGAGATCTTTAAGGACGTCACCAAGAATACAGTCAAGTTTTACATTTACTCCGTCGACGAGGGGGAGGAGAGTACTGTCTGCAAAGAAATAAAGGTATAACCATCTACATGCTTGCTCATTTACTTTTACTCTCATTGTCAAAGTGTGAATAAGCCAGTGAGTGGCAATTGTTGATCGCTACATTTGTACAGTAATGTCTAATTAGCAGCTTCCATGTGAAAGTAGAAGTGCATACTCTTAGGTATTACATTACAAAAATGCAGTCCGACGTTTTCTGCAGGTTATCAACACATCAAACATCACTCAATTTAACATTGTGAAAGTGGACATTTCACTGTGAAAGCTGATTTTCATGGTCACCACTTGCATGTTGTATAAGGAAGGACATGTCCATCTGTGTCTCATTATTGAATTacaaatactatatatatgtcCTGTTTCTTTTAAAGGAGTACTTGAAAAGCCTTGGCAACAGTGAGTGCAGCCCAGGGATGTTTTTGGAAAACAGTGGCAGCCTAGACAAACTACTTATCATCATTCAGAATGAGCACATAGCTGCACATGTGCACAAGGTGAGATTAATTCTATTGCTCCCAGCGTCCATCTCGTGTGCAGtttccatttaatttttttgatcCCTTGTTAAAGTTATTGTATTTTATGTCATCATTGAtagcatttatatttacatgatTTTCATACAACAATTAACCTCTTCTCTACCTGGCAGATACCAGCACTGGTCTCTTTGAAGAAGCTACCCTCAGTGAGCTTTGCTGGAGTTGACACTCTGGATGATGTCAAGAACCACACCTACAATGAGCTATTTGTATCTGGAGGTTTTATTGTATCTGATGAGTTTGTCCTTAATCCCGACCTCATTACACAGGGtttgttatttttcttttaaTGGCAGCTTCATTTGTGTAACATTTTGATTACTATCCGATCCTAATTTATTTACTCTTATTATTTGCTTGCTCAGATCGCTTACAGACGTTGCTGACGTTCCTGGAAGAGCAAAGCAGCCCTGAACAACCCTGGCAGTGGAAGGTGCACTGCAAGTCACAGAAGAAGCTTAAAGAAATGGGCCGGTCAGTTGGAAGTTGGACAAAATCACCAAAACACATGCCAGAATAGAAGTTTGTTTTGCAACCTGTTAAGAAATGTGTGATTACAGGGCAagcttatttatgtatttgtcacAGGTTGAACACCAATGCAATGGCGTTACTCAACCTTCTGACAGCCTACCAGAAGAAGCACCTTGTTGAATTCCTTCCTTACCACGAGTGTGACGCCCAGTTACGTCAGGCTCCCGATCTAGATTGCCTGATCAAGCTTCAAGCTCAACACACACAACAGCGGCACCTCATCTTCGTCACAGGTAATTTATGTTTCTTTGAATGTGAGTATTTGAATAATGAGCATTTATGACTGATATTTAACCCAATTTCTGAACTATCGTTTGCAGAGAGGCCCTTTGAGATGTTCTTACAGTATTCCAGAAATGGAATAGTCATAGCAAGCATTGATGATATTATGAGTGGTTTCCACAGCCTGATTGGCTCTATCAATCAAAATGAGCTTCCAACACCCCCTTCTACTGGTGGGTAGGACCAtcagagcctttttttttttacagcaatctAACAAGTTTTTGTTGAATTGTCTTCTGTGTTGTTCCTatttttcagcaagaaaatgtgtTGAGCTTCACATACATATTAATGTGTAACACCTTTATTTGTATCTTCTTCCCCACCTTTCTATTTTCCTTCAatctggcttttcctgttttctcAGTGGTGAATGATGAGTGTGTTGGAGAGGAAGACATGTCGTTAGACTCAGATGACGAGGTAATGCCCACGGTCACTCAAAGCAAAGAGCAGAACTTGCAAGCTGAGAAAGAGAAGTCACCACAGCCGCCCCCTCCAACTATGGATGAGTTCCAGCCGCCGTTGCCTGACCAGCACGCCACCCCTGATAGAACTCCTCCACAGTCTGAGTACAACGCTCTCAAAACGGCCATCTCTCAGTTCAAAGCTACAAACCAGATAGGCATTGGCTCTTCAGAGTTGGGCAACTTGTCTCCTGGAGGTTTCCCTGTGAATCCTCACCAAAGTTTCCTGTGTCCTTCTGCCAGTTGGTCATCTTACACTGGCTCTTCTAGCTATACGGCCTCGCCTGCCTATCCGGCCTCCCCCTGCAGCAGCAACCAGGAACAGGAGTACCGCCCTCCTGGCACACCTTCAACTACAGCCACCCCACCTACTGTCAACACCACAACAGGGCCTCTCTCCAATCTGGCTTCCCTCCCTTTAGAGATCAAACCACCACCTCCACCTCCCTTTATGATGCTTGGTCACACATATGGCTCAGAcacagcaggaactggagctactGGGACCTCTCCACACACCACCTCACTCCCTTTTGTAGACCACAGTGACACAGCCAAGCAAAGCTACATGGCGGGCATTCCCATAAATACCACTTGTACCACAGCACAAAATGCAGACATGACACGAAAGGCAGCTAGGGAGGGGACTTGGGGGGCAGCAGGAACCACCACCTGCAAACAGGTTTTGCATCCCCCTGGCCCAGTTGACCCCACTGGACTGCCAAAGAGTGGGGAATCCCTTAGTGACAGCAACCCTGGTTGTCAGAGTGGTAGGACTCCAGTGAATTGCACTGACAAACCTTCTGTAGGTGTTCCTGCAGTTGCCACTAGGGGAGGCTCAGTTCTCAG encodes the following:
- the tasorb gene encoding protein TASOR isoform X2, yielding MKQEGRTDQELTESYCFLFADKSKFQWICEKGLSVGHSKITTVGNPAVGIYLSKFSDLLQINPFEVGSVGDIIIFKVMRGRVKHIHENMPNNAKEPATKFDCHLSKSANRVTSLLSYRAFERTQQYFFEFAFDEIKARPRHVCPYAVFSFQYKGKDVAATSLTTHRLNTISSEGSRGRRCYSVWRGPLVNKGNELFPICLRSSSRPYLPFKLPEKLEVNQSMHLEQVKRKIPAVLFSWDTYSASREVMKYGMTCSLFEVVEGKGKLTNGSLVGLINKLEKDRLVLVKCLFDRGFLFLLSSAQMVESKERRGRVEKSLQAIFLFHESRAVMKYSSRLPEPEPLINEPQTITESLERFIPALHYAFFTLRPNAGKDPSSGVERQATDYLSRIDSGRVRPFIVPDYKYNLDDRPCTFPVPRPKGNMEALLRTYIHNPSNYTLPLNKAKDIIERIRNPTPVADPVPVEYSPVSDWGGSDRSDRTAPERLTQEKPPLDTSRRRSGLAPSNGAQLQNQSHTESQPEHPSLLLAQNEYDKDKMKQLLKLIQHHKRALIQDPEREKEVDGAWESNYLKRKFDDDERESMNKHQRTDLLSNGETSTGIPINEIGEEGGQSENLTAVMESMGIYDTDLRACDNSNTTAVHETQRLLKILLTTLNKAVAEGSISVQSNQGEQSTGPERGEPACGLGKQNELLPQTNYTEEDMDCSPSSPFIAVSPIHQAQTTANTIVIPSTNEEKLQSMPEPDTVTMENLEPKLHLASEVKNAAQATLPVAEDVPFMPSISLDTILNQEIHSLSSDIKNVMQSHHMTYTLQLPSRLTLRNSWQHSSCFSDFVVENVTPVYVEDHVKVLCEQMETLIPVPPVPLKATSPEPKEKTSDLTMSSPLQTSRTEVQSLLLTTDSSQITKQGTVRETKAKADAVSAEIKDEVYSPSQIPPESSEKSKKSVSASTFVSASGSVAGDVAGVGTGPGLLAGSLIGQLKPEVFSSLVEIFKDVTKNTVKFYIYSVDEGEESTVCKEIKEYLKSLGNSECSPGMFLENSGSLDKLLIIIQNEHIAAHVHKIPALVSLKKLPSVSFAGVDTLDDVKNHTYNELFVSGGFIVSDEFVLNPDLITQDRLQTLLTFLEEQSSPEQPWQWKVHCKSQKKLKEMGRLNTNAMALLNLLTAYQKKHLVEFLPYHECDAQLRQAPDLDCLIKLQAQHTQQRHLIFVTERPFEMFLQYSRNGIVIASIDDIMSGFHSLIGSINQNELPTPPSTVVNDECVGEEDMSLDSDDEVMPTVTQSKEQNLQAEKEKSPQPPPPTMDEFQPPLPDQHATPDRTPPQSEYNALKTAISQFKATNQIGIGSSELGNLSPGGFPVNPHQSFLCPSASWSSYTGSSSYTASPAYPASPCSSNQEQEYRPPGTPSTTATPPTVNTTTGPLSNLASLPLEIKPPPPPPFMMLGHTYGSDTAGTGATGTSPHTTSLPFVDHSDTAKQSYMAGIPINTTCTTAQNADMTRKAAREGTWGAAGTTTCKQVLHPPGPVDPTGLPKSGESLSDSNPGCQSGRTPVNCTDKPSVGVPAVATRGGSVLRPNFPAQPVCGTGYGNVGGSMNHGPMRPAMGPGGYRGRGAPPGGFWPRPGRGHERMGGPGGGPCAWGYPAGRGGPQNYYTDFTYSHNYAPE
- the tasorb gene encoding protein TASOR isoform X1; protein product: MALNPATMGKRDWEYTDTGSLHQESGEPQKTSATTSASANQNGDQPGCGDSVIPEHEAPERQADTRSWSGSPTLGQRQSVERPRKSFQIPRKKKERKGLFQLLPPDSREFEELLKLLSSFYLDASSRGTFTYCKARLIHNELLEKEFIEKRREMKQEGRTDQELTESYCFLFADKSKFQWICEKGLSVGHSKITTVGNPAVGIYLSKFSDLLQINPFEVGSVGDIIIFKVMRGRVKHIHENMPNNAKEPATKFDCHLSKSANRVTSLLSYRAFERTQQYFFEFAFDEIKARPRHVCPYAVFSFQYKGKDVAATSLTTHRLNTISSEGSRGRRCYSVWRGPLVNKGNELFPICLRSSSRPYLPFKLPEKLEVNQSMHLEQVKRKIPAVLFSWDTYSASREVMKYGMTCSLFEVVEGKGKLTNGSLVGLINKLEKDRLVLVKCLFDRGFLFLLSSAQMVESKERRGRVEKSLQAIFLFHESRAVMKYSSRLPEPEPLINEPQTITESLERFIPALHYAFFTLRPNAGKDPSSGVERQATDYLSRIDSGRVRPFIVPDYKYNLDDRPCTFPVPRPKGNMEALLRTYIHNPSNYTLPLNKAKDIIERIRNPTPVADPVPVEYSPVSDWGGSDRSDRTAPERLTQEKPPLDTSRRRSGLAPSNGAQLQNQSHTESQPEHPSLLLAQNEYDKDKMKQLLKLIQHHKRALIQDPEREKEVDGAWESNYLKRKFDDDERESMNKHQRTDLLSNGETSTGIPINEIGEEGGQSENLTAVMESMGIYDTDLRACDNSNTTAVHETQRLLKILLTTLNKAVAEGSISVQSNQGEQSTGPERGEPACGLGKQNELLPQTNYTEEDMDCSPSSPFIAVSPIHQAQTTANTIVIPSTNEEKLQSMPEPDTVTMENLEPKLHLASEVKNAAQATLPVAEDVPFMPSISLDTILNQEIHSLSSDIKNVMQSHHMTYTLQLPSRLTLRNSWQHSSCFSDFVVENVTPVYVEDHVKVLCEQMETLIPVPPVPLKATSPEPKEKTSDLTMSSPLQTSRTEVQSLLLTTDSSQITKQGTVRETKAKADAVSAEIKDEVYSPSQIPPESSEKSKKSVSASTFVSASGSVAGDVAGVGTGPGLLAGSLIGQLKPEVFSSLVEIFKDVTKNTVKFYIYSVDEGEESTVCKEIKEYLKSLGNSECSPGMFLENSGSLDKLLIIIQNEHIAAHVHKIPALVSLKKLPSVSFAGVDTLDDVKNHTYNELFVSGGFIVSDEFVLNPDLITQDRLQTLLTFLEEQSSPEQPWQWKVHCKSQKKLKEMGRLNTNAMALLNLLTAYQKKHLVEFLPYHECDAQLRQAPDLDCLIKLQAQHTQQRHLIFVTERPFEMFLQYSRNGIVIASIDDIMSGFHSLIGSINQNELPTPPSTVVNDECVGEEDMSLDSDDEVMPTVTQSKEQNLQAEKEKSPQPPPPTMDEFQPPLPDQHATPDRTPPQSEYNALKTAISQFKATNQIGIGSSELGNLSPGGFPVNPHQSFLCPSASWSSYTGSSSYTASPAYPASPCSSNQEQEYRPPGTPSTTATPPTVNTTTGPLSNLASLPLEIKPPPPPPFMMLGHTYGSDTAGTGATGTSPHTTSLPFVDHSDTAKQSYMAGIPINTTCTTAQNADMTRKAAREGTWGAAGTTTCKQVLHPPGPVDPTGLPKSGESLSDSNPGCQSGRTPVNCTDKPSVGVPAVATRGGSVLRPNFPAQPVCGTGYGNVGGSMNHGPMRPAMGPGGYRGRGAPPGGFWPRPGRGHERMGGPGGGPCAWGYPAGRGGPQNYYTDFTYSHNYAPE